The genomic window GTGGTGCCCGGGTTCGGAACCCCCACCAGCACCACACGCCCCGCGAGATCGCGGGCCCGGAACGCCTGCATGAAGGTGTCCGCGACACCCACGGCATCGATCACGAGGTCCGCCCCGAACCCGCCGGTGAGCTCGCGGATGCCCTCCACGGCGTCCGCGGAGCGGGAGTTGACGGTGTGCGTGGCGCCGAGCCGCTGGGCGGTGCGCAGCTTCTCGTCGTCCACGTCCACGGCGATGATCGTGGTGGCGCCGGCCAGTGCGGCACCCGCGATGGCCGCAGTGCCCACACCGCCGCAGCCGATCACGGCCACGGACTCCCCGCGCTTCACGGCGCCGGTGTTGATGGCCGCGCCGATGCCCGCGGTCACGCCGCAGCCCAGCAGACCCACGGCCGCGTACTGCTCGTCCTCGAGGGGGGTCTCGATGCGGGTGCACTGGCCTGCGGCCACGAGGGTCTTTTCGGCGAACGCGCCGATCCCCAGCGCGGGCTCCAGCTCGGTGCCGTCCTCCAGGGTCATCTTCTGCGTGGCGTTGTGGGTGTCGAAGCAGTACCAGGGCTCACCCCGGCGGCACGCGCGGCACTCGCCGCACACGGCCCGCCAGTTGAGGATCACGTGGTCGCCCACGGAGACCTCGGTGACGCCCTCACCCACGGCGCTGACCACGCCGGTGGCCTCGTGGCCCAGCAGGTACGGGAAGTCCTCCCCGACACCGCCCACCTTGTAGTGCAGGTCCGTCTGGCACACCCCGCACGTGAGGACGTCCACGAGGGCCTCCCCGGGCCCCGGATCCGGGACCAGGATGGTCTCCACGGACGCCGGGGCGTCCTTCTTCAGCGCCACTACGCCTTTGACCTTGTGCATGCGATTGCCTCCGTCAGGGTGCTCGGTTGGTTGTCCCTCCCAGTATGCGCGGTGCCCGGTTTCGCGGCACCCGGGCCCCGCGCGGTTCGCCGACCGGCGAACACCGCGGCCGGCCCGGGTCGGCCCCGCGCGCTTCCCCGCCCGGCGGACACCGCGGCCGACCCGGGTCCGGCACCGGGCGACGTCGTCACGCGGGGGCACCTGGCATGTGAGAAGCCCAGGGTGCGAGGGAGGGCCTGGCACGCGAGGAGCCCCGGTGCACGCAAAAGCCCGGGGCGGGCGACAACCCGCTCCCGAGGAGGCGGGCGCTCGGGGAAACACCCCCGGGGACACGCGAAGGGGCCCGCACGGTCTCGACCGTGCGGGCCCCTGTCACGCCCCGTCCGTGGTCGGCGCACCGCGTGGGTGGCGGGCCGACCGGCCGGGTGTCAGTCCTGCGAGGGCTTGG from Kocuria rhizophila DC2201 includes these protein-coding regions:
- a CDS encoding S-(hydroxymethyl)mycothiol dehydrogenase, whose product is MHKVKGVVALKKDAPASVETILVPDPGPGEALVDVLTCGVCQTDLHYKVGGVGEDFPYLLGHEATGVVSAVGEGVTEVSVGDHVILNWRAVCGECRACRRGEPWYCFDTHNATQKMTLEDGTELEPALGIGAFAEKTLVAAGQCTRIETPLEDEQYAAVGLLGCGVTAGIGAAINTGAVKRGESVAVIGCGGVGTAAIAGAALAGATTIIAVDVDDEKLRTAQRLGATHTVNSRSADAVEGIRELTGGFGADLVIDAVGVADTFMQAFRARDLAGRVVLVGVPNPGTTVDLPLDEVFSRGGSVKSAWYGDTLPSRDFPMLVDQYVLGRLDLDAFVSERIGLEDVEAAFDTMRAGKVLRSVVELAR